A genomic stretch from Mycobacterium paraterrae includes:
- a CDS encoding DUF7676 family protein, protein MIDFSPAVETTEDNGREQVWPLPTDEKNLLDLITLCFEEYWDEIWFGVLVEGAAWEVAAPNPPKRISMYDGYATVDFGRWHFHLCIGEHKDSGPELGRIRRCARAELYRRIGNDGSPTSWGVRLFNGRGDQLMTLMLPSPFLTNVQQMRDEPAFAQLELWDRLRAKFLGLDPDPLDRSGKGFRHS, encoded by the coding sequence ATGATCGACTTCAGCCCCGCAGTCGAGACCACCGAAGACAATGGCCGCGAGCAGGTTTGGCCCTTGCCGACCGACGAGAAGAATCTGCTCGACCTCATCACGCTGTGTTTCGAGGAGTATTGGGACGAGATCTGGTTCGGTGTCCTGGTCGAGGGCGCGGCCTGGGAAGTGGCGGCCCCCAACCCGCCCAAGCGGATCTCGATGTACGACGGATACGCGACCGTCGACTTCGGCCGGTGGCATTTTCACCTGTGCATCGGCGAACACAAGGACAGCGGTCCCGAACTCGGCCGGATCCGGCGGTGTGCCCGCGCGGAGCTGTACCGGCGGATCGGCAACGACGGCTCCCCCACTTCGTGGGGAGTCCGCTTGTTCAACGGTCGCGGCGACCAGTTGATGACGTTGATGCTGCCCAGCCCGTTCCTGACCAACGTCCAGCAGATGCGCGACGAACCGGCCTTCGCACAGCTGGAGCTCTGGGATCGGCTACGCGCGAAGTTCCTCGGACTGGACCCCGATCCGCTCGACCGCTCCGGTAAGGGTTTTCGGCACAGCTGA
- a CDS encoding acyl-CoA dehydrogenase yields MAQWAGDSSFDLFQLPDEHNELRAAIRALAEKEIAPYAAEVDEQSRFPEEALKALNASGFNAVHVPEAYDGQGADSVAACIVIEEVARVDASASLIPAVNKLGTMGLILRGSEELKKQVLPSIANDGLMASYALSEREAGSDAASMKTRAKADGDDWILNGAKAWITNGGKSSWYTVMAVTDPDKGANGISSFIVHIDDEGFTVGPKEKKLGIKGSPTTELYFENCRIPGDRIIGEPGTGFKTALATLDHTRPTIGAQAVGIAQGAVDAAIAYTKERKQFGKSISDFQGVQFMLADMAMKVEAARLMVYSAAARAERGEGNLGFISAASKCFASDIAMEVTTDAVQLFGGAGYTTDFPVERFMRDAKITQIYEGTNQIQRVVMSRALLR; encoded by the coding sequence ATGGCTCAATGGGCCGGAGATTCGTCGTTCGACTTGTTCCAGTTGCCGGACGAGCACAACGAGTTGCGGGCGGCGATCCGCGCGTTGGCGGAGAAGGAGATCGCGCCGTATGCCGCGGAGGTCGACGAGCAGTCGCGTTTTCCCGAGGAGGCGCTCAAGGCCCTGAACGCGTCGGGCTTCAACGCCGTGCATGTTCCCGAGGCCTATGACGGCCAGGGCGCGGATTCGGTGGCCGCCTGCATTGTGATCGAGGAGGTCGCGCGGGTTGATGCGTCGGCGTCGCTGATTCCAGCGGTCAACAAGTTGGGCACGATGGGCCTGATCCTGCGGGGCTCGGAGGAACTTAAGAAGCAGGTGTTGCCCTCGATTGCCAACGACGGGTTGATGGCGTCGTATGCGCTGAGTGAGCGTGAGGCCGGTAGCGATGCGGCGTCGATGAAGACCCGGGCCAAGGCCGACGGTGATGACTGGATTCTCAACGGCGCCAAGGCGTGGATCACCAACGGCGGTAAGTCGTCGTGGTACACGGTGATGGCCGTGACCGACCCGGACAAGGGCGCTAACGGCATCTCGTCGTTCATCGTGCACATCGACGACGAGGGCTTCACGGTCGGTCCGAAGGAGAAGAAGCTCGGGATCAAGGGTTCGCCGACGACCGAGTTGTACTTCGAGAACTGCCGTATTCCCGGCGATCGGATAATCGGTGAACCCGGTACCGGCTTCAAGACCGCGCTAGCAACCCTGGACCACACCCGTCCCACGATCGGCGCGCAGGCCGTCGGCATCGCCCAGGGCGCGGTCGACGCCGCGATCGCCTACACCAAGGAGCGTAAGCAGTTCGGTAAGTCGATCAGCGATTTCCAGGGTGTGCAGTTCATGCTGGCCGATATGGCGATGAAGGTCGAGGCCGCCCGGCTGATGGTCTACAGCGCCGCCGCGCGCGCCGAGCGCGGCGAGGGCAACCTCGGGTTCATCTCCGCGGCGTCGAAGTGTTTTGCCTCCGACATCGCGATGGAGGTCACCACCGACGCCGTTCAGCTGTTCGGCGGTGCGGGATACACCACCGACTTCCCGGTGGAGCGGTTCATGCGCGACGCCAAAATCACCCAGATCTACGAGGGCACCAACCAGATTCAGCGTGTGGTGATGTCACGCGCGCTGCTGCGTTAG
- a CDS encoding GNAT family N-acetyltransferase, with the protein MQVRPATAGDLARVREILNHYIEHSVFNFRTEPQGIDEVRALWAKRHERYPWLVAVIDDDVVGTAYAGPWNERAAYQWTVESTIYVDPSTRRRGVGDTLYTELLDALRRSGFHSAIAVIALPNEPSVRLHERHGFAPVGHLREAGYKHGSWHDVGFWQCRLAEG; encoded by the coding sequence GTGCAGGTGCGGCCCGCCACCGCCGGCGACCTGGCGCGGGTTCGCGAGATCCTCAACCACTACATCGAGCATTCCGTCTTCAATTTCCGCACCGAACCGCAGGGCATCGACGAGGTCCGCGCCTTATGGGCCAAGCGGCACGAGCGATATCCATGGCTGGTCGCCGTCATCGACGACGACGTCGTAGGCACGGCCTACGCGGGGCCCTGGAACGAGCGCGCCGCCTACCAGTGGACCGTCGAATCCACCATCTACGTCGACCCGTCGACGCGTCGCCGCGGCGTCGGTGACACGCTGTACACCGAACTACTCGATGCGTTGCGGCGCAGCGGATTTCACAGTGCTATCGCGGTGATCGCGCTGCCCAACGAGCCGAGCGTGCGGCTGCACGAGCGGCATGGGTTCGCTCCCGTCGGCCATCTTCGTGAGGCCGGTTATAAACACGGCTCGTGGCACGACGTCGGCTTCTGGCAGTGCAGGCTGGCCGAGGGCTAA
- a CDS encoding class I SAM-dependent methyltransferase: MARTENDTWDLATSVGATATMVAAGRGRATKVGLIDDPFAEPLVRAVGVDFFTRWATGEISADEVDIPGHPWGMQPMTDLLTVRTRLIDQFLNDATASGIRQVVVLASGLDARGYRLSWPADAVVFEIDQQQVTDFKTATLAAAGAEPTVDLRAVPVDLRDDWPAALRQAGFDSNRPTAWVAEGLLAFLPPEAQDRLLDNITELSAPGSRLVVEIFLSTPESLEVMRTSSQKWYEHGLDARIDDLWYGGERHDVAPYLQERGWQATRRRSAELLADAGLTVPQRNDGQTENYYCTAELG, translated from the coding sequence ATGGCGCGCACCGAGAACGACACCTGGGATCTGGCAACGAGCGTGGGGGCTACGGCCACCATGGTGGCCGCCGGGCGAGGGCGGGCCACCAAAGTGGGGCTGATCGACGACCCGTTCGCCGAGCCGCTGGTGCGGGCGGTCGGCGTCGACTTCTTCACCCGCTGGGCGACCGGAGAGATCAGCGCCGACGAGGTCGACATCCCCGGCCACCCGTGGGGCATGCAACCGATGACCGACCTGCTCACGGTCCGAACCCGTTTGATCGACCAGTTCCTGAACGACGCGACCGCGTCCGGCATCCGTCAGGTCGTCGTGCTGGCCTCCGGTCTCGATGCCCGCGGCTACCGGTTGTCCTGGCCCGCCGACGCCGTGGTGTTCGAAATCGACCAGCAACAGGTGACGGACTTCAAGACGGCGACGCTCGCGGCTGCGGGCGCCGAGCCGACCGTCGACCTGCGCGCGGTACCGGTCGATCTGCGCGACGACTGGCCGGCAGCCCTGCGTCAGGCGGGTTTCGACAGCAACCGGCCCACCGCCTGGGTCGCCGAAGGCCTGCTCGCCTTCCTGCCGCCGGAGGCACAGGATCGGTTGCTGGACAACATCACTGAGCTCAGCGCGCCGGGGAGCCGACTGGTGGTCGAGATCTTCTTGAGTACGCCGGAGTCGCTGGAGGTGATGCGGACCTCGTCGCAGAAGTGGTACGAGCACGGCCTCGACGCCCGCATCGACGACCTCTGGTACGGCGGCGAGCGCCACGACGTCGCACCGTACCTGCAGGAGCGCGGCTGGCAGGCGACCAGGCGTCGGTCCGCTGAATTGCTGGCCGACGCCGGGCTGACAGTGCCACAGCGCAACGACGGCCAGACCGAAAACTACTACTGCACAGCCGAACTCGGTTAG
- the purE gene encoding 5-(carboxyamino)imidazole ribonucleotide mutase: protein MTNARVGVIMGSDSDWSVMSAAADALAEFGIAHEIGVYSAHRTPQRMLDYAQQAAGRGIEVIIAGAGGAAHLPGMVASATPLPVIGVPVPLAKLDGLDSLLSIVQMPAGVPVATVSIGGARNAGLLAVRILGASDSALRDRIVAFQKELAESVLAKDSALQECHGKVTGQ from the coding sequence ATGACTAACGCACGGGTCGGCGTCATCATGGGCAGCGACAGCGACTGGTCGGTGATGTCGGCTGCCGCCGACGCGCTCGCCGAGTTCGGCATCGCCCACGAGATCGGTGTGTACTCGGCGCATCGCACCCCGCAGCGGATGCTCGACTACGCGCAGCAGGCCGCCGGTCGCGGCATCGAGGTGATCATCGCCGGCGCCGGCGGCGCTGCCCACCTGCCCGGCATGGTGGCTTCGGCGACGCCGCTGCCGGTGATCGGTGTCCCGGTCCCGCTGGCCAAGCTGGACGGGTTGGACTCGCTGCTGTCGATCGTGCAGATGCCGGCCGGGGTGCCAGTGGCGACGGTGTCCATTGGAGGCGCCCGCAACGCCGGCCTGCTCGCGGTGCGGATTCTCGGGGCGTCGGATTCGGCCCTCCGCGACCGGATCGTGGCCTTCCAGAAAGAGTTGGCGGAGTCGGTGCTGGCCAAGGATTCGGCGCTGCAGGAGTGTCACGGTAAAGTTACCGGCCAGTAG
- a CDS encoding cation transporter codes for MTESRSSSNQAGLVADACCESGHAHADAVARDAQWHHRANWAWRLAWVSMFAMLTEGVIGLWQGLEVGSIALVGWALGSLPEALGSAMVAWRFSGTRTLSPTAERRAQRGVAWSFWLTAPYIAAESIHHILGEHHSETSVIGIVLTAASLVLMPILGRVKHTLAVSLGSAATAGEGTQNYLCGAQAAAVLVGLAVAGVWPGCWWFDPAVGLAIAAASVWQGVKSWRGEDCC; via the coding sequence GTGACCGAATCCCGTTCGAGCAGCAACCAGGCCGGACTCGTCGCTGATGCCTGCTGCGAATCCGGGCACGCGCATGCAGATGCCGTAGCGCGCGATGCGCAGTGGCACCACCGCGCAAATTGGGCCTGGCGGCTTGCCTGGGTCAGCATGTTCGCCATGCTCACCGAGGGCGTCATCGGGCTGTGGCAGGGCCTCGAGGTCGGCTCGATCGCGCTGGTGGGCTGGGCGCTGGGCAGTCTGCCCGAGGCGCTCGGCAGCGCGATGGTCGCCTGGCGCTTCTCCGGGACGCGGACCCTCTCGCCGACCGCGGAGCGTCGGGCGCAGCGCGGTGTCGCTTGGTCGTTCTGGTTGACAGCGCCCTACATCGCCGCCGAGTCCATCCATCACATACTTGGCGAGCATCACTCCGAGACGTCAGTGATCGGCATTGTGCTGACCGCCGCCTCGCTGGTGTTGATGCCGATCCTGGGTCGGGTGAAGCACACGCTGGCCGTCAGCCTGGGATCGGCGGCGACGGCCGGTGAAGGCACCCAGAACTACCTGTGCGGAGCGCAGGCCGCCGCCGTGCTGGTCGGACTCGCGGTCGCCGGGGTCTGGCCGGGCTGCTGGTGGTTCGACCCGGCCGTAGGACTGGCGATCGCCGCCGCATCGGTGTGGCAGGGCGTCAAATCGTGGCGCGGCGAAGACTGCTGCTGA
- a CDS encoding PPE family protein, whose translation MTAPVWMAAPPEVHSALLSSGPGPASLLAAAQAWTELSAEYAEAADDLTAVIGAVQGAAWDGPSAAAYAAAHAPYLAWLAKAGANSAAMAVEQQTAAAAYTAALAAMPTLGELAANHATHAVLTATNFFGINTIPIAANEADYARMWVQAATVMSTYEGVAGAAVAAAPQSEPAPTIVKAAAATDPSTPPAWFEQLQSFLEGLFPQPPYPDPSQFPLYQQLLDFFNEIGYTGVNDPIGTWLQGLDPSWLPPIGVPGSWLAYTGDPLSYLNPATIAYVLSVPLDPGSYVAFTGIVIADDLLAIAYTAAFNPQALILVIPAAMVEIVGSTIGNTIQLLHYILQSTLLPLLPALLPAATASLVPLAAAPVGLAGLAGLAGLAGLAPTTAPMLAPAFAMAPTPPPPPAPAPMAPAPAPAPLVHAPAAAPAPPPPPTPAGPPGVTMPAYMYMVGDLGLAAQQARGASKRASTAAIQIDENPSAAAASEDLQPAQRRRRAKATMIGRGYEYMDLEPEPAVTASDSGAGPLGFAGSAAREDAAEPGGLATLSRDHFGGESTVPMLPNTWNPQLD comes from the coding sequence GTGACCGCCCCGGTCTGGATGGCCGCACCTCCGGAGGTCCACTCGGCGCTGCTGAGCAGCGGCCCGGGGCCAGCATCCTTGCTGGCGGCCGCGCAGGCGTGGACCGAACTGAGCGCGGAGTACGCCGAGGCCGCCGATGACTTGACGGCCGTAATCGGCGCGGTGCAGGGCGCCGCGTGGGACGGTCCGAGCGCGGCGGCCTACGCGGCCGCGCATGCCCCCTACCTGGCGTGGCTGGCCAAGGCGGGCGCGAACAGCGCCGCGATGGCCGTCGAGCAACAGACCGCCGCCGCCGCGTACACCGCCGCGCTGGCCGCCATGCCCACCCTCGGTGAGCTGGCCGCCAACCACGCCACCCACGCTGTGCTGACGGCGACGAATTTCTTTGGTATCAACACGATTCCGATCGCCGCCAACGAGGCCGACTACGCGCGGATGTGGGTCCAGGCCGCCACGGTGATGAGCACCTACGAGGGCGTCGCGGGGGCCGCGGTCGCCGCGGCGCCACAGTCCGAACCGGCGCCGACGATCGTCAAAGCGGCCGCGGCCACCGACCCGTCGACGCCGCCAGCGTGGTTCGAGCAGTTGCAGAGCTTCCTAGAGGGGCTGTTCCCCCAGCCCCCGTATCCGGATCCCAGCCAATTCCCGCTCTACCAACAGCTGTTGGACTTCTTCAACGAGATCGGCTATACCGGCGTCAACGACCCGATCGGGACGTGGCTGCAGGGCCTGGACCCGTCGTGGCTCCCGCCAATCGGGGTGCCCGGCTCGTGGCTGGCCTACACCGGTGATCCGTTGAGCTACCTCAATCCGGCCACCATCGCCTACGTGCTGTCGGTGCCGCTCGACCCGGGATCCTATGTCGCCTTCACCGGCATCGTCATCGCCGACGACCTACTGGCGATCGCCTACACCGCCGCGTTCAACCCGCAGGCGCTGATCCTGGTGATTCCGGCCGCCATGGTGGAGATCGTCGGCTCGACGATCGGCAACACCATCCAACTGCTGCACTACATCCTGCAATCGACGCTGCTCCCGCTGCTACCGGCTCTGCTGCCCGCCGCGACGGCATCACTGGTTCCGCTGGCGGCGGCGCCCGTCGGCCTGGCCGGCCTGGCCGGTCTGGCCGGGCTGGCCGGCCTGGCCCCGACAACCGCACCCATGCTGGCCCCGGCCTTTGCGATGGCCCCGACCCCGCCCCCGCCACCCGCACCCGCACCGATGGCACCGGCGCCGGCCCCCGCGCCGTTGGTCCACGCCCCGGCCGCGGCCCCGGCGCCACCTCCGCCGCCCACGCCGGCGGGACCGCCCGGCGTGACCATGCCGGCATACATGTACATGGTCGGCGATCTCGGTTTGGCCGCGCAGCAGGCCAGGGGCGCCAGCAAGAGGGCCAGCACGGCAGCCATCCAGATCGACGAAAACCCCTCAGCTGCAGCAGCTTCCGAGGATCTGCAGCCGGCCCAGCGTCGCCGGCGGGCGAAGGCCACGATGATCGGCCGCGGCTACGAGTACATGGACCTGGAGCCAGAGCCAGCCGTGACCGCATCGGACAGCGGCGCCGGGCCCCTGGGGTTCGCCGGCAGCGCCGCCCGCGAGGACGCGGCCGAACCCGGCGGGCTGGCCACGCTGAGCCGGGACCACTTCGGCGGCGAGTCGACTGTGCCGATGCTGCCGAACACGTGGAATCCGCAGCTCGACTGA
- a CDS encoding DUF2127 domain-containing protein — protein MVDFALRSCGLRGHATFAPDEPKLRERLTVDTPVGEAWRCLRCETFVVGPPRRSGPANTAPEIPRGRFLRDRTLMRALAIERAFRAVIFLLVAAGVVKFSGSRVKWQHVLDRDMPLLKPLADQVGWNPENSKLVREITHAFALSSSTLQWIAIALAGYALIEIVEAVGLWLMQRWGEYFAVIATSVFLPLEIYELTEKVTALRLFALVINIVAVIWLLWSKRLFGLNGGGKAYREEHEAESLLSVETASLSETAASATA, from the coding sequence ATGGTGGATTTTGCGCTGCGCTCGTGCGGGTTGCGTGGGCACGCGACTTTTGCTCCCGATGAGCCGAAGCTGCGTGAGCGTCTGACGGTCGACACCCCCGTCGGCGAGGCTTGGCGCTGTCTGCGCTGTGAGACCTTCGTGGTCGGCCCGCCGCGTCGCTCCGGCCCGGCGAACACCGCGCCGGAGATACCGCGCGGACGATTCCTGCGGGACCGCACCCTGATGCGCGCGCTCGCGATCGAACGCGCCTTTCGCGCCGTGATCTTCCTGTTAGTGGCCGCGGGCGTGGTGAAGTTCAGTGGATCGCGAGTCAAGTGGCAGCACGTGCTGGATCGCGACATGCCCCTGCTGAAGCCGCTGGCCGACCAGGTGGGCTGGAATCCAGAGAATTCCAAGCTCGTTCGCGAGATCACCCACGCCTTCGCCCTGTCCTCGTCGACGCTGCAGTGGATCGCGATCGCCCTGGCCGGGTACGCGTTGATCGAGATCGTCGAAGCGGTCGGGCTGTGGCTGATGCAACGGTGGGGCGAGTACTTCGCGGTGATCGCGACCAGCGTATTCCTGCCGCTGGAGATCTACGAGTTGACCGAGAAGGTCACGGCGTTAAGGCTTTTCGCGCTGGTGATCAACATCGTCGCAGTGATCTGGTTGCTGTGGAGCAAGCGGCTGTTCGGGCTGAACGGCGGCGGTAAGGCCTACCGCGAAGAGCACGAAGCCGAAAGCCTACTCAGCGTCGAAACCGCGAGCCTGAGCGAAACCGCGGCGAGCGCAACGGCGTAA
- a CDS encoding ATP-binding protein, whose protein sequence is MSPLVNALLEREAPLSQLNALARRVVRGGAGEVVLLRGEAGVGKTTLLARFADQLEPPARVLRGWCDPLGAPRPLGPLTDALSGLDAAAGAALSEAVDSGDTAKIYRQLLAALGDGGRWVWVIEDAHWGDGATLDLVRFLARRVSALRLLLVISFRDDELSPTHPLAVTLGDVANCAQVSRIELSALSFPSVATLAAGSGVNAAELYEVSGGNPFFVTEVLAAGPAALSRNALPRSVSEAVCGRLARLSAKARDVAHAAAVCGQRAEVALLEKMCPEARVALHECLGAGVLIADGGVVGFRHELARRATRAQIADFDRIELHRRALTVLAEPPIDPNKLAALAFHAEEAGESDAAVRYGIAAAQRAASLGANREAASLYALALRHAVDASDEERVVWLERHAFACYLSGGAEPAVASLREAIALRRKLADHLAEGDDLRWLSRLLQPLGRATEAIDTAHASLRLLEALGPSPQLAWSLINMAHISALALDPACADYAARAHALGRELCDPGVEIRARGYIALTTVFSTGIGWEDLEAVWREALSTPGLEEHAAVFSVLIYWYAVLRCELDRAEGYLADGMRFCDDRDLGMFSSLLAAAATLATLHRGDWQRAAADAEQILTRPELSAQHRVLPLVALTLLKARRGQPLSLAPVDDNAQPTDLVHLGVVWAARAEVAWLAGDDERAVAEARAGLAASGAHADPWLLGSLRRWIHVAGGSIDDGHNGASTPFDLEISGHWEKAAEDWTSRGCVYDAALARLGGDVSAVTSALDTFRRLGAKAAARRAQQRLAVLRDRAPRTRQADKASDPHALTGRQRQVFDLLAAGLSNPEIAAELHISPKTVGHHVEAILAKLGVQNRTHAVAYALQQQTGGPSR, encoded by the coding sequence ATGTCCCCGCTGGTGAATGCTTTGCTGGAACGCGAGGCGCCCCTGTCGCAGCTGAATGCGCTGGCGCGCCGCGTGGTTCGCGGCGGTGCGGGGGAAGTGGTGCTGCTGCGCGGCGAGGCCGGCGTCGGCAAGACCACACTGCTTGCCCGATTCGCCGATCAGCTCGAGCCGCCCGCCCGGGTTTTGCGCGGCTGGTGTGACCCGTTGGGTGCGCCGCGGCCGCTCGGGCCGCTGACCGACGCCCTGTCCGGACTGGACGCCGCCGCCGGAGCGGCGTTGAGCGAGGCCGTCGATTCGGGCGACACCGCCAAGATCTATCGACAGTTGTTGGCCGCGTTGGGTGACGGCGGCCGATGGGTCTGGGTGATCGAGGACGCGCATTGGGGCGACGGCGCCACGCTCGACCTGGTGCGGTTCCTGGCCAGGCGCGTCAGTGCGCTGCGGCTGCTGCTGGTGATCTCGTTCCGGGACGACGAGCTGTCGCCGACCCATCCGCTGGCGGTGACGTTGGGTGACGTGGCCAACTGCGCGCAGGTGAGCCGAATCGAGTTGAGCGCGTTGAGCTTCCCGTCGGTGGCGACGCTGGCAGCCGGAAGCGGCGTGAACGCTGCTGAGTTGTACGAGGTCAGCGGCGGCAACCCGTTCTTCGTCACCGAGGTCTTGGCTGCGGGACCGGCGGCGCTGAGCCGAAACGCATTGCCGCGCAGCGTGTCCGAGGCCGTCTGTGGCCGATTGGCGCGGCTGTCGGCCAAAGCGCGGGACGTGGCCCACGCCGCGGCGGTGTGCGGGCAACGCGCCGAAGTCGCACTGCTGGAAAAGATGTGCCCCGAAGCTCGCGTCGCGCTGCACGAATGCCTGGGCGCCGGCGTGCTGATCGCCGACGGAGGCGTGGTCGGCTTCCGGCACGAACTGGCCCGCCGGGCCACCCGGGCGCAGATCGCCGACTTCGATCGAATCGAGCTGCACCGGCGTGCCCTGACGGTACTGGCTGAGCCGCCTATCGATCCGAACAAGTTGGCTGCGTTGGCGTTTCACGCCGAGGAGGCCGGCGAAAGCGACGCGGCAGTGCGCTACGGCATCGCCGCCGCACAACGCGCCGCATCGCTGGGCGCCAACCGGGAGGCCGCGAGCCTGTATGCACTCGCACTGCGTCACGCCGTCGACGCCAGCGACGAGGAACGGGTCGTCTGGCTGGAGCGGCACGCCTTCGCGTGCTACCTCAGCGGTGGCGCCGAACCTGCGGTCGCATCGTTGCGTGAGGCGATCGCGTTGCGCCGCAAGCTGGCCGACCATCTCGCCGAGGGCGACGATCTTCGCTGGCTGTCGCGTCTGCTGCAGCCGCTGGGCCGTGCCACCGAGGCCATCGACACGGCGCACGCATCGCTGCGGCTGCTCGAGGCGCTCGGCCCGTCGCCGCAACTGGCCTGGTCGCTGATCAACATGGCGCACATCAGTGCCCTCGCCCTGGATCCGGCGTGCGCGGACTACGCCGCGCGCGCCCATGCGCTGGGGCGCGAATTGTGTGATCCCGGAGTCGAAATCCGGGCTCGCGGCTACATAGCGCTGACCACCGTATTCAGCACCGGCATCGGCTGGGAAGACCTGGAGGCCGTCTGGCGGGAAGCACTGTCGACACCGGGCCTCGAGGAACACGCCGCGGTTTTCTCCGTGCTGATCTACTGGTACGCCGTGCTGCGCTGCGAATTGGACCGCGCCGAAGGCTATCTGGCCGACGGTATGCGGTTCTGCGACGACCGCGACCTCGGCATGTTCAGCTCTTTGCTGGCCGCCGCGGCCACGTTGGCCACGCTGCACCGCGGCGACTGGCAGCGGGCCGCCGCTGACGCCGAGCAGATCCTGACCCGCCCCGAACTCAGTGCGCAGCACCGGGTCTTGCCACTGGTCGCGCTCACTCTGCTGAAGGCCCGCCGCGGCCAACCCCTGAGTCTCGCGCCGGTCGACGATAACGCGCAGCCCACCGACCTGGTCCACCTGGGCGTGGTGTGGGCGGCGCGCGCCGAGGTCGCCTGGCTCGCCGGCGACGACGAGCGGGCCGTTGCCGAAGCTCGCGCCGGACTGGCCGCGTCTGGTGCCCACGCCGATCCGTGGTTGCTGGGCAGCTTGCGTCGCTGGATTCACGTGGCGGGCGGCTCAATCGACGACGGCCATAACGGTGCTTCCACTCCGTTCGATCTCGAGATCAGTGGGCACTGGGAGAAAGCCGCCGAAGACTGGACGAGTCGCGGTTGTGTCTACGACGCGGCGCTGGCTCGACTTGGTGGCGACGTGTCGGCGGTGACGTCGGCGCTCGACACCTTCCGCCGGCTGGGCGCCAAGGCCGCCGCCCGTCGCGCACAGCAGCGGCTGGCCGTGTTGCGCGACCGGGCCCCCCGGACGCGCCAGGCGGACAAGGCGTCTGACCCACACGCCCTGACCGGGCGGCAACGTCAGGTCTTCGACCTGCTCGCCGCGGGACTGAGCAACCCCGAGATCGCGGCCGAATTGCACATCAGCCCGAAAACGGTCGGCCACCACGTCGAGGCAATCCTGGCCAAGCTTGGCGTACAGAACCGCACCCACGCCGTCGCGTACGCGCTGCAGCAGCAGACCGGCGGGCCGTCGAGATAG